From a region of the Acidimicrobiales bacterium genome:
- a CDS encoding uracil-DNA glycosylase, with the protein MAPKTDWNPLLRTEFDQPYWHELQRFVQAERAAGPVFPAHDEVFAALHLTPYADTKVLILGQDPYHGPGQAHGLCFSVRRGVAQPPSLRNVFTELADDLGCTPPSHGNLEHWARQGVLLLNATLTVRAHKAASHQGKGWERFTDRVITVVNEKPERVVFILWGASARKKRSMIDTARHVIIESPHPSPLSAHNGFFGSKPFSRANKALIDAGREPIDWQIPE; encoded by the coding sequence GTGGCCCCCAAGACCGACTGGAATCCTCTGCTGCGAACCGAGTTCGACCAGCCCTACTGGCACGAGCTCCAACGGTTCGTGCAGGCAGAGCGAGCGGCGGGGCCGGTGTTTCCGGCTCACGACGAGGTGTTTGCAGCGCTGCATCTGACGCCGTATGCGGACACAAAGGTCCTGATACTTGGTCAGGATCCGTACCACGGACCTGGGCAGGCCCACGGCCTGTGCTTTTCGGTGAGGCGCGGTGTCGCTCAGCCTCCCAGCCTGCGCAATGTCTTCACCGAGCTGGCCGACGATCTGGGCTGCACGCCACCCTCGCATGGCAACCTCGAACACTGGGCCCGACAGGGGGTGCTGCTCTTGAACGCCACGCTCACGGTCCGCGCCCACAAGGCCGCCAGCCACCAGGGCAAGGGCTGGGAACGCTTCACAGACCGCGTCATCACCGTCGTGAACGAAAAGCCCGAGCGAGTCGTGTTCATCTTGTGGGGAGCATCGGCGCGCAAGAAGCGCTCGATGATCGACACCGCCCGCCACGTCATCATCGAGTCGCCGCATCCATCGCCCCTGTCGGCCCACAACGGGTTCTTCGGCAGCAAGCCATTCTCACGCGCCAACAAGGCCCTGATCGACGCCGGCCGCGAACCCATCGACTGGCAGATTCCCGAGTGA
- a CDS encoding formate--tetrahydrofolate ligase — protein sequence MGFPSDLEIAQAARLRPLADVAADAHIPTELLEPYGSGAAKISLDAIDAMATRPRAKYVIVSAITPTPFGEGKTTVSVGLAQGFKHIGKSATVALRQPSMGPTFGIKGGAAGGGYSQVVPMELLNLHLTGDMHAVTAAHNMCSAALDAHLFHGNQTGLDIHNITWRRVLDINDRALRNITIGLGGRLDGIPRETGFDITAASEVMAALALSTSLQDLRQRLGRIVVGYTKARTPVTAEELKIAGAMAVILREAIKPNLMQTLEGTPALIHTGPFGNIATGNSSIVADRIGIHTGDFLLTEAGFGADMGAERFFNIKCRYSGLAPDAAVLVATVRGLKAHSGKYKIVAGKPLPSELLQPNPDEVIEGGANLRKQLENMTVHGVTPVVAINAFPDDHDSDIEAIRRLADECGVRSAVSRHFVEGGAGAVELAEAVRDAADQPSEFSMLYPDDASLEDKIHKVATTIYGADAVEYSPAAKRQLATYTEAGFDHLPVCIAKTHLSLSADPKAKGAPTGWTLPVREVRASVGAGFVYPICGDMSTMPGLGADPAAHHIDIDAEGKIVGLS from the coding sequence ATGGGCTTTCCAAGCGACCTCGAGATCGCTCAGGCGGCCAGACTTCGGCCCTTGGCTGACGTGGCGGCCGACGCCCACATCCCCACAGAGTTGCTCGAACCCTACGGCTCTGGCGCCGCCAAGATCAGCCTCGATGCCATCGATGCAATGGCCACCAGGCCCAGGGCGAAGTACGTGATCGTCAGCGCAATAACCCCCACACCTTTCGGCGAGGGCAAGACCACCGTGTCGGTGGGTCTGGCGCAGGGGTTCAAGCACATCGGCAAGTCGGCGACGGTCGCCCTGCGCCAGCCGTCGATGGGCCCCACGTTCGGCATCAAGGGTGGCGCAGCCGGGGGTGGCTACAGCCAGGTGGTGCCCATGGAGTTGCTGAATCTGCATCTCACCGGCGACATGCACGCCGTCACGGCGGCTCACAACATGTGTTCGGCGGCACTCGACGCGCACCTGTTCCACGGAAACCAGACCGGCCTCGACATCCACAACATCACCTGGCGGCGGGTTCTCGACATCAACGACAGGGCATTGCGCAACATCACCATCGGTCTGGGCGGTCGCCTCGATGGCATCCCGCGCGAGACCGGCTTCGACATCACTGCGGCATCGGAGGTGATGGCCGCGCTGGCCCTGTCGACGTCGCTTCAAGATCTCAGACAGCGGCTGGGCCGCATAGTCGTGGGCTACACGAAGGCGCGGACCCCGGTCACCGCCGAGGAGCTCAAGATCGCAGGCGCAATGGCGGTGATCTTGCGCGAGGCGATAAAGCCCAACCTCATGCAGACGCTGGAGGGCACGCCGGCGCTCATCCACACCGGACCGTTCGGCAACATCGCCACAGGCAACAGTTCGATCGTGGCCGACCGCATCGGCATCCATACCGGTGATTTCCTGTTGACCGAGGCCGGCTTCGGGGCCGACATGGGCGCCGAGCGCTTCTTCAACATCAAGTGCCGCTACTCGGGTCTGGCCCCCGACGCTGCGGTTCTGGTTGCTACGGTTCGAGGCCTCAAGGCTCACAGCGGCAAGTACAAGATCGTGGCGGGAAAGCCTCTGCCGTCCGAACTGTTGCAGCCGAACCCCGACGAGGTCATCGAGGGTGGGGCGAACCTCCGCAAGCAGCTCGAGAACATGACCGTGCACGGGGTGACTCCTGTGGTGGCCATCAACGCGTTTCCAGACGATCACGACAGCGACATCGAGGCCATCCGGCGCCTGGCCGACGAATGTGGAGTGCGCTCGGCGGTCAGCCGCCACTTTGTCGAAGGTGGCGCGGGCGCGGTCGAACTGGCCGAGGCGGTACGCGACGCGGCCGACCAGCCCAGCGAGTTCTCGATGCTGTACCCCGACGACGCTTCGCTCGAGGACAAGATCCACAAGGTGGCCACCACCATCTACGGCGCCGACGCTGTCGAGTACTCGCCCGCCGCCAAACGCCAGCTGGCCACCTACACCGAGGCCGGCTTCGATCACCTGCCCGTTTGTATCGCCAAGACCCATCTGTCGCTGTCGGCCGACCCGAAGGCCAAGGGTGCTCCCACGGGATGGACCTTGCCCGTCCGCGAGGTGAGGGCCTCGGTGGGGGCCGGCTTCGTGTATCCGATCTGCGGCGACATGAGCACCATGCCGGGGCTGGGCGCAGACCCGGCCGCCCACCACATCGACATCGATGCAGAGGGCAAGATCGTCGGGCTTTCCTGA
- a CDS encoding MFS transporter, translated as MSHDAVPDRGTAGSPWRVLGGVCALYAAFGLVAGSTGALVPSIRDDLGLSRSQIGVVLGAWQFAYIGASIPAGRLIDRIGLRRAMTVSIVVIVASGVARSAAQGLWSLAGSVALLGIGAPIVSIGAPKAAAVLFDDADRRRAVGLYGAAPALGTTLALATANGVVGAMVGHDWRKVMLVFAALAGLAGAFWLWASRGLETRSAPGDDQPVSFASLTGRPIVRLILAVAVMSFLFVHGIGQWLVDLLQAGDRSAEAAGYLASIASVVGMAGTIFIPRLATPRRRRLMFAVLLSAGAAGTLLLTASATWLVLPALVASTLARAAVVPIAMLVLMDHPDVGPVNMAGAGSLFFTAAQFGGVAGPYLTGVAADADPTFGTATAIHAGLMLAVGAMLLVGLSRLSPAAERPSARPTR; from the coding sequence GTGAGCCACGACGCTGTGCCCGACCGGGGCACAGCCGGATCTCCCTGGCGGGTACTGGGTGGGGTGTGCGCCCTGTACGCCGCATTCGGGCTAGTGGCCGGTTCGACCGGTGCGCTGGTGCCATCGATCCGCGACGACCTGGGGTTGTCGCGAAGCCAAATCGGAGTGGTGCTTGGTGCCTGGCAGTTTGCCTACATCGGCGCCTCGATCCCGGCCGGGCGCCTGATCGACCGCATCGGATTGCGGCGCGCCATGACCGTGTCGATCGTGGTCATCGTCGCGTCGGGGGTGGCCAGATCGGCCGCCCAGGGTCTGTGGTCGTTGGCCGGTTCGGTGGCCCTGTTGGGTATCGGTGCACCCATCGTTTCGATAGGTGCGCCCAAGGCCGCTGCGGTTCTGTTCGACGATGCCGACCGGCGCCGTGCCGTGGGCCTCTACGGGGCAGCGCCGGCGCTGGGCACCACCCTCGCCCTGGCAACCGCAAACGGCGTGGTCGGCGCCATGGTGGGGCACGACTGGCGCAAGGTGATGCTGGTGTTCGCCGCACTGGCCGGGCTGGCAGGGGCGTTCTGGCTCTGGGCGAGCCGAGGCTTGGAAACCCGCAGCGCGCCCGGCGACGACCAGCCCGTGTCGTTCGCCTCGTTGACCGGCAGGCCCATCGTGAGGCTGATCCTGGCGGTGGCGGTGATGTCGTTCTTGTTCGTTCACGGGATAGGGCAGTGGCTCGTAGACCTGCTGCAGGCAGGCGATCGCAGCGCCGAAGCTGCGGGCTACCTGGCCTCGATCGCCTCGGTGGTCGGCATGGCGGGCACTATCTTCATCCCCCGATTGGCCACCCCACGGCGACGCCGCCTGATGTTCGCTGTGCTGTTGTCGGCGGGGGCCGCGGGGACGTTGTTGTTGACCGCGTCGGCGACCTGGCTGGTGCTGCCCGCGCTGGTGGCCAGCACCCTGGCCAGGGCCGCGGTGGTACCGATCGCCATGTTGGTGCTGATGGATCACCCCGATGTAGGGCCCGTCAACATGGCAGGCGCCGGAAGCCTGTTCTTCACCGCAGCCCAGTTCGGGGGAGTGGCAGGGCCATACCTGACCGGTGTCGCGGCCGATGCCGACCCCACTTTCGGAACCGCAACGGCGATACACGCCGGCCTGATGCTGGCCGTGGGAGCCATGCTGCTGGTGGGCTTGAGCCGCCTCAGTCCTGCAGCAGAGCGCCCATCCGCTCGACCGACTCGATGA
- a CDS encoding ferric reductase-like transmembrane domain-containing protein: protein MSEQIWWYVARSGGIVAWGLLALSMCWGLMVSTRAANSAASPKNILGMHRYWSLLSVVFTGVHIAGLVADNYVTFGWAEVLVPWASEWQPTPVAWGVIGFYLLVAIEVTSLLMRRMPRPMWGAIHRMSFALFVFATLHGIQAGTDISNVWYRLALLAAINIVAFLTVLTLLAKGRRAADKVPAPAAG, encoded by the coding sequence ATGAGCGAGCAGATCTGGTGGTACGTGGCACGCTCGGGCGGCATCGTGGCTTGGGGCCTGCTGGCCCTGTCGATGTGCTGGGGCTTGATGGTGTCGACCAGGGCCGCGAACAGCGCGGCCAGTCCCAAGAACATCCTCGGCATGCACAGGTACTGGAGCCTGCTGTCGGTTGTGTTCACGGGAGTGCACATCGCGGGCCTGGTTGCCGACAACTACGTGACCTTCGGGTGGGCAGAGGTTTTGGTTCCGTGGGCTTCTGAGTGGCAGCCGACGCCCGTGGCGTGGGGGGTCATCGGGTTCTACCTGTTGGTGGCCATCGAGGTCACCTCACTGTTGATGCGCCGGATGCCCCGGCCGATGTGGGGTGCAATTCACCGTATGAGTTTTGCGCTGTTCGTGTTCGCGACCCTGCATGGCATACAGGCCGGAACCGACATCTCAAACGTCTGGTACCGGTTGGCGCTGCTCGCAGCCATCAACATCGTTGCGTTCCTGACGGTCCTGACCCTGCTGGCAAAGGGCCGGCGAGCGGCCGACAAGGTGCCCGCACCGGCCGCCGGCTGA
- a CDS encoding nitronate monooxygenase family protein, giving the protein MKTAITEMLGVEFPILAFSHCRDVVAAVSKAGGFGVLGAVAHSDTQLEIDLKWIEDEIGGRPYGVDLIVPAKYAGDSEGGYTLEDIRRLIPAEHIAFVDDILARYDVPPLPDGEPGGSYTSGDGDAPFSINRAGSQLDIVFAHKPTLVANALGPPPAQMIEGAKANGRLVAALAGRPVHAERHIQAGADIIVAQGSEAGGHTGEIGSMVLIPEIVDAAGDTPVLGAGGIGRGRQMAAAMALGAEGVWCGSVWLTTEEAETHPAVKQKFLAATSADTIRSRSLTGKHARMLKSAWTEEWERADTPDPLGMPLQPVLTNAAQARIRRAANRSGTGAEKLANYFVGQIVGNMNQTKSAGQVVYDMIEEFIESVERMGALLQD; this is encoded by the coding sequence ATGAAGACTGCCATCACCGAGATGCTCGGTGTCGAATTCCCCATCCTGGCGTTCAGCCACTGTCGCGATGTGGTCGCCGCGGTCTCCAAGGCCGGCGGTTTTGGGGTGCTGGGTGCCGTGGCCCACTCGGACACCCAGCTCGAGATCGACCTCAAGTGGATAGAGGACGAGATCGGCGGACGCCCCTACGGTGTCGATCTGATCGTGCCCGCAAAGTACGCAGGCGACAGCGAGGGCGGTTACACCCTCGAAGACATCAGGCGGCTGATCCCGGCCGAACACATCGCGTTCGTCGACGACATCTTGGCCCGCTACGACGTGCCTCCCCTGCCCGACGGTGAGCCCGGAGGCAGCTACACGAGCGGAGACGGCGACGCTCCGTTCTCGATCAACCGTGCCGGTTCGCAGCTCGACATCGTGTTCGCTCACAAGCCGACCCTGGTCGCCAACGCCCTGGGCCCACCTCCGGCCCAGATGATCGAGGGTGCAAAGGCCAACGGCCGATTGGTGGCCGCTCTTGCCGGCCGACCCGTGCACGCCGAGCGTCACATCCAGGCCGGGGCCGACATCATCGTCGCTCAGGGGTCCGAGGCCGGCGGGCACACAGGCGAGATCGGCTCGATGGTGCTGATACCCGAGATCGTCGACGCGGCGGGCGATACGCCGGTGCTGGGCGCTGGTGGTATCGGGCGTGGCCGCCAGATGGCCGCGGCCATGGCCTTGGGTGCAGAGGGCGTGTGGTGCGGCTCGGTGTGGCTGACCACCGAAGAGGCCGAGACCCATCCGGCGGTCAAGCAGAAGTTCCTGGCCGCAACATCGGCCGACACCATCCGGTCGCGTTCGCTGACCGGCAAGCACGCTCGCATGCTCAAGTCGGCCTGGACCGAAGAGTGGGAACGCGCCGACACGCCAGACCCGCTGGGCATGCCTCTGCAGCCGGTGCTGACCAACGCAGCCCAGGCCCGCATTCGCCGGGCGGCCAACCGGTCGGGCACCGGTGCCGAGAAATTGGCCAACTACTTCGTCGGCCAGATCGTCGGCAACATGAACCAGACCAAGAGCGCCGGCCAGGTCGTCTACGACATGATCGAAGAGTTCATCGAGTCGGTCGAGCGGATGGGCGCTCTGCTGCAGGACTGA
- the yihA gene encoding ribosome biogenesis GTP-binding protein YihA/YsxC, with translation MSSSSLPLRFVMSAAKESQLPESQAELALVGRSNVGKSSLLNSLANRKNLARTSKSPGATKLLNVFEFENMPGHWLVDLPGYGFAKVSPNERRRWQAMIEGYLTNRNQLLAVLMLIDGEVGPTALDLQTQEWLQHIGLEVMYVATKHDKVRSSALQKRKREVNSKLGVDRGVSWVSAAKGTGIVELRRKIINRLTGED, from the coding sequence GTGTCGTCTTCCTCATTGCCCTTGCGTTTCGTGATGTCGGCGGCCAAAGAGTCGCAGCTTCCAGAGTCGCAGGCCGAGTTGGCGCTCGTCGGGCGTTCGAATGTGGGCAAGTCGTCGCTGCTGAATTCCCTGGCCAATCGCAAGAACTTGGCCCGCACGTCGAAGTCGCCCGGTGCCACCAAGCTCCTGAACGTGTTCGAGTTCGAGAACATGCCTGGCCACTGGCTCGTGGATCTTCCCGGCTACGGGTTCGCGAAGGTCTCGCCCAACGAGCGCAGACGGTGGCAGGCGATGATCGAGGGCTATCTGACCAATCGCAACCAGTTGCTGGCCGTGCTGATGCTGATCGACGGCGAGGTGGGCCCGACGGCGCTGGACCTCCAGACCCAGGAATGGCTGCAGCACATCGGGTTGGAGGTCATGTACGTGGCCACCAAACACGACAAGGTCAGGTCGTCCGCGCTTCAGAAGCGCAAGCGCGAGGTCAACTCGAAGCTGGGTGTCGACCGCGGGGTCTCTTGGGTGAGCGCCGCCAAGGGCACAGGAATCGTCGAGTTGCGACGCAAGATCATCAACCGATTGACCGGCGAAGACTAG
- a CDS encoding superoxide dismutase, whose protein sequence is MAIELPALPYADDALAPHISAETISFHYGKHHAAYVNNLNGMLEDGDDRSLEDIITSAEGGMFNNAAQVWNHTFYWNCMSPNGGGAPTGAVGEAINSAFGGYDKFREEFTQAAMTQFGSGWAWLIDDGSGLSIMKTPNADLPMVHSAKALLTIDVWEHAYYIDYRNARPKYVETFLDSLVNWDHVAAQM, encoded by the coding sequence ATGGCCATCGAGCTTCCTGCACTCCCGTACGCCGACGATGCGCTCGCACCGCATATCTCGGCCGAAACGATCTCGTTCCACTACGGCAAGCACCACGCGGCGTATGTGAACAACCTCAACGGCATGCTCGAGGACGGCGACGACCGGTCGCTCGAGGACATCATCACCTCGGCCGAGGGTGGCATGTTCAACAACGCCGCCCAGGTCTGGAACCACACCTTCTACTGGAACTGCATGAGCCCCAACGGTGGCGGTGCACCCACGGGTGCGGTGGGAGAGGCCATCAACAGCGCCTTCGGCGGCTACGACAAGTTCCGTGAAGAGTTCACCCAGGCGGCGATGACCCAGTTCGGGTCGGGCTGGGCCTGGCTGATCGACGATGGTTCTGGCCTTTCGATCATGAAGACCCCCAACGCCGACCTGCCCATGGTGCACTCGGCCAAGGCCCTGCTGACCATCGACGTGTGGGAGCACGCCTACTACATCGACTATCGCAACGCCCGGCCGAAGTACGTCGAGACCTTCCTCGACTCGCTCGTCAACTGGGATCACGTCGCCGCCCAGATGTAA
- a CDS encoding FAD:protein FMN transferase: MHDIYFRAMGCRCRIVADGVSEDEAVRARQTIERLDGLWSRFRPTSEVSKVNGSGGALCVVSPETMRLFSMAAAAQRETSGLFDPFMLNQLVRLGYSRSFETIRGRDIRISQGEEPITTDSSLSRLQLFPEISAVALSSGCSFDPGGIGKGLAADIVTEQLLAAGATTAYVEVGGDTAFAGTSWTGEQWVVEIGHPDDDSTVATISSPGGAIATSSTQGRRWQVDGVVVHHILDPSTGRPADTDLVGVSVAGGTAAWAEVCAKSILIGGSQMARHLADRFFVAGLAITDEGNLIDLGTESSVEVGRRGVEVAA; this comes from the coding sequence ATGCACGACATCTATTTCAGGGCGATGGGGTGTCGGTGTCGCATAGTCGCCGACGGGGTCAGTGAGGACGAGGCGGTTCGTGCCCGCCAGACGATCGAACGCCTCGACGGGCTGTGGTCGCGGTTCCGCCCCACATCCGAGGTCTCCAAGGTCAACGGCTCGGGCGGCGCTCTGTGTGTCGTGTCGCCTGAGACCATGCGCTTGTTCTCGATGGCGGCAGCGGCACAGCGCGAGACGTCGGGCCTGTTCGATCCGTTCATGTTGAACCAGCTGGTGCGGCTGGGCTACTCGAGATCATTCGAAACCATCCGGGGCCGAGACATCCGCATCTCCCAGGGCGAGGAGCCCATCACAACCGACTCCAGCCTCTCCCGTTTACAGCTGTTCCCAGAAATCAGCGCAGTCGCTCTGAGTTCTGGATGCAGCTTCGACCCGGGCGGTATCGGCAAGGGCTTGGCCGCAGACATCGTCACCGAGCAGCTGCTGGCCGCCGGTGCCACCACCGCCTACGTCGAGGTCGGCGGTGACACCGCATTCGCCGGGACCTCCTGGACCGGTGAACAGTGGGTCGTCGAGATCGGCCACCCAGACGATGACTCGACGGTGGCTACGATCTCGTCGCCGGGGGGTGCGATCGCCACCAGCAGCACACAGGGCAGGCGTTGGCAGGTCGATGGTGTCGTCGTTCACCACATTCTCGACCCCAGTACCGGCCGGCCCGCCGACACCGATCTGGTCGGTGTCAGTGTCGCCGGCGGTACGGCTGCGTGGGCCGAGGTGTGTGCAAAGAGCATCCTGATAGGCGGCTCGCAAATGGCTCGCCACCTGGCCGACAGGTTTTTTGTGGCCGGCCTTGCGATCACCGATGAAGGAAACCTGATCGATCTGGGAACAGAATCATCGGTCGAGGTGGGCCGTCGAGGCGTGGAGGTGGCGGCATGA
- a CDS encoding cell division protein SepF — MFEPETFEDFGEMVTSLRFGRAFVVKAPADKALRRRLIDFLSGAAAASDADFERVSTDMYALTWGNDPTGLREIVENITRSAQAENQDNGPDGRSAFGRPVKNA; from the coding sequence ATGTTCGAACCCGAGACCTTCGAAGATTTCGGCGAGATGGTGACCTCGCTGCGATTCGGTCGGGCGTTCGTGGTGAAGGCCCCCGCCGACAAGGCGCTGCGACGTCGCCTGATCGATTTCCTGTCAGGAGCGGCTGCGGCCAGCGACGCCGACTTCGAGCGCGTGAGCACCGACATGTATGCCCTGACGTGGGGAAACGACCCCACCGGGCTGCGCGAGATCGTCGAGAACATAACCCGGTCGGCCCAGGCAGAGAACCAAGACAACGGCCCAGACGGCCGATCGGCGTTCGGGCGGCCGGTCAAGAACGCCTAG
- a CDS encoding SigE family RNA polymerase sigma factor — protein sequence MSRGVDREFDEFFLANYDRLLRSLTAITGQRETAQDCVQEAFIKAYARWPRLRTYDDPMLWVRKVAINRSRDAARSNARRKRREERYDAEPSRPTAGADVEGNMSLVEALEVLSPRQKMVAVLFYVDDMAVADIAKSLGLSKGAVKFHLNKARAALRETVSEEGDRV from the coding sequence TTGTCTAGAGGGGTAGACCGCGAGTTCGACGAGTTCTTCCTGGCCAACTACGACCGGTTGCTGCGTTCGTTGACAGCAATAACAGGCCAGCGCGAGACGGCGCAGGACTGCGTGCAGGAAGCCTTCATCAAGGCGTACGCCCGCTGGCCCAGGCTTCGTACCTACGACGATCCGATGTTGTGGGTTCGAAAGGTCGCCATCAATCGTTCCCGTGACGCGGCCCGCTCGAACGCGCGGCGCAAGCGCCGTGAAGAGCGCTACGACGCAGAGCCCAGCCGCCCAACCGCCGGGGCCGACGTCGAGGGCAACATGAGCCTGGTTGAGGCTCTCGAGGTGTTGTCGCCCCGCCAGAAGATGGTCGCGGTGTTGTTCTATGTCGATGACATGGCGGTCGCCGACATTGCCAAGAGCCTCGGCTTGTCGAAGGGTGCGGTGAAGTTCCACCTCAACAAGGCGCGCGCTGCGCTGCGCGAAACGGTGTCAGAGGAGGGCGACCGTGTCTGA
- a CDS encoding bifunctional 5,10-methylenetetrahydrofolate dehydrogenase/5,10-methenyltetrahydrofolate cyclohydrolase — protein MNSIPKDPSDQLAPRRSSGGAVLMDGNDLRDRIVDELAAELAALGNPAVCLATVLVGDDKPSHIYVNMKHKKAAQAGMQSRHVELPATASQSEVEAAVAGLAADPGVHGILVQLPLPDGLDPEPVLDLIPPEKDVDGLTERSMGRLVRNRPGLVPCTPAGVMRLIERYGIDTSGKRAVVIGRSTLVGLPVALLLARKGVDATVTLAHSRTGDMSSVCREADIIVAAAGMAKMISAEHVKPGAAVFDVGVSRTEAGIQGDVDFDAVQAIAGAITPMPGGTGPMTIACLLENTLEAARLQGVVAR, from the coding sequence ATGAACTCGATCCCCAAAGACCCATCCGATCAGCTCGCGCCGAGGCGTTCGTCGGGTGGGGCGGTGTTGATGGACGGAAACGACCTGCGCGACCGCATTGTCGACGAACTGGCCGCCGAGTTGGCGGCGCTCGGCAACCCTGCCGTGTGCCTCGCCACCGTGCTGGTTGGCGACGACAAGCCGTCGCACATCTACGTCAACATGAAACACAAGAAGGCGGCCCAGGCCGGCATGCAGTCTCGCCATGTCGAGCTTCCGGCCACGGCCAGCCAAAGCGAGGTCGAGGCGGCCGTCGCCGGGCTGGCGGCCGACCCCGGTGTGCACGGAATCTTGGTGCAGCTTCCCCTGCCCGACGGCCTCGACCCCGAACCGGTCCTCGATCTGATACCGCCCGAAAAAGACGTCGACGGTCTGACCGAGCGTTCGATGGGCCGGCTGGTTCGCAACAGGCCAGGTCTGGTGCCTTGCACCCCCGCCGGCGTCATGCGCCTGATCGAACGCTACGGCATCGATACTTCGGGCAAGCGCGCCGTGGTCATCGGGCGCTCGACGCTGGTCGGTCTGCCGGTTGCGCTGTTGCTGGCGCGCAAGGGCGTCGATGCAACCGTGACTCTGGCGCACAGCCGCACCGGCGACATGTCGTCCGTCTGCCGGGAGGCAGACATCATCGTGGCGGCGGCGGGCATGGCCAAGATGATCTCGGCCGAGCACGTCAAGCCGGGCGCCGCCGTGTTCGACGTGGGGGTGTCCCGAACCGAAGCCGGCATCCAGGGCGATGTCGATTTCGACGCTGTGCAGGCCATAGCGGGCGCCATCACACCCATGCCGGGTGGCACCGGGCCCATGACAATCGCCTGCTTGCTCGAGAACACCCTCGAGGCTGCAAGACTTCAAGGTGTGGTGGCGCGCTGA